The following are encoded in a window of Nakamurella sp. A5-74 genomic DNA:
- a CDS encoding ParB/RepB/Spo0J family partition protein yields MSKPKGGLGRGIASLIPTGPTTSTVSDVFMGGRPTPPAAPIDADAPRYEEVDPASIRPNPKNPRTVFDQDALAELEHSLREFGMLQPVVVRSLDRPEGDIRFELVMGERRWRASQQAGLPKIPVIVRKTEDAALLRDALLENIHRANLNPLEEAAAYQQLLDEFGVTHEELATRLGRSRPVISNTIRLLKLPVPVQRRVAAGVLSAGHARALLGLEDPEAQENLATRIVAEGLSVRGTEEQVTLLAGDSPRRRAQPRKKIVMPGLENLARLLSDRFDTRAKVDLGRRKGKITLEFATVDDLERIVRMMAPEVAKRSARDGGFGTAES; encoded by the coding sequence ATGAGCAAGCCCAAGGGGGGGCTCGGACGCGGGATCGCGTCCCTGATCCCCACCGGCCCCACCACGTCGACGGTGTCGGATGTCTTCATGGGAGGTCGACCGACGCCTCCGGCCGCGCCCATCGACGCCGACGCACCGCGGTACGAAGAGGTAGATCCGGCGTCGATCCGGCCGAACCCGAAGAACCCCCGCACCGTCTTCGACCAGGATGCGCTCGCAGAACTCGAGCACTCACTGCGTGAATTCGGCATGCTTCAACCGGTCGTGGTCCGTTCCCTGGACCGGCCGGAGGGCGACATCAGGTTCGAACTGGTGATGGGTGAGCGCCGCTGGAGGGCCTCCCAACAAGCTGGTCTGCCGAAGATCCCGGTGATCGTCCGCAAGACCGAAGACGCGGCTCTGCTGCGGGACGCGCTGCTGGAGAACATCCACCGGGCCAATCTGAACCCACTCGAGGAAGCGGCCGCGTACCAGCAGCTGCTGGACGAGTTCGGAGTCACGCACGAGGAGTTGGCCACCCGGTTGGGGCGCAGTCGGCCGGTCATCTCCAACACGATCCGACTGCTCAAGCTGCCGGTTCCGGTGCAGCGTCGAGTCGCTGCCGGTGTGCTGTCGGCCGGTCACGCTCGGGCCCTGCTCGGGCTGGAGGACCCGGAGGCGCAGGAGAATCTCGCGACCCGGATCGTCGCCGAGGGCCTGTCCGTTCGCGGCACCGAGGAGCAGGTGACGTTGTTGGCCGGCGACTCACCCCGCCGACGAGCGCAGCCGCGCAAGAAGATCGTCATGCCGGGACTCGAGAATCTGGCCCGGCTGCTGTCGGACCGCTTCGACACCCGGGCCAAGGTCGACCTCGGACGTCGCAAGGGGAAGATCACCCTCGAGTTCGCGACCGTCGACGACCTCGAGCGGATCGTCCGGATGATGGCCCCCGAGGTCGCCAAGCGCAGTGCCCGGGACGGTGGATTCGGCACCGCCGAGTCCTGA
- a CDS encoding class I SAM-dependent DNA methyltransferase, translated as MPPRGRTKSDTPTAPSTMKELKDTLWKAADKLRGSMDASQYKDVILGLVFLKYVSDAFSERRAALQEELAADGLSADQIEQLTDDVDEYTGHGVFWIPATSRWEYLAQRAKGDDTTSIGQLIDGAMEHIEASNPALRATLPKIFNKDNVDQRRLGELIDLFNSARFSGLGAGRARDLLGEVYEYFLEKFAAAEGKRGGEFYTPASVVRVLVEVLEPTKGRMYDPCCGSGGMFVQAEKFLEAHDRDRTGISVYGQENNERTWRMAKMNLAIHGLNADLGPVWGDTFARDLHTDLESRGGADYVLANPPFNIKDWARNESDPRWKYGVPPANNANYAWIQHIISKLAKDGSAGVVMANGSMSTNSGGEGQIRANLVEADLVSCLVALPTQLFRSTGIPVCVWFFAKDKTAGKHGSIDRSGQVLFIDARNLGFMVDRAERSLADTDIGQIAGTFHAWRGSASAEGAVYEDVPGFAYSSTLAEIKAADYVLTPGRYVGAAAVADDGEPIEEKVARLQTELFAAFDESERLAAVVREQLGRVG; from the coding sequence ATGCCACCCCGTGGCCGCACGAAGAGCGACACCCCGACAGCGCCGTCGACGATGAAGGAGCTGAAGGACACGCTCTGGAAGGCGGCCGACAAGCTGCGCGGGTCGATGGACGCCTCGCAGTACAAGGACGTCATCCTCGGGCTGGTGTTCCTCAAGTACGTCTCCGACGCGTTCTCCGAGCGCCGCGCGGCGCTGCAGGAAGAACTCGCGGCCGACGGCCTGAGCGCCGACCAGATCGAGCAGCTCACCGACGACGTCGACGAGTACACCGGCCACGGCGTGTTCTGGATCCCGGCGACCTCCCGTTGGGAGTACCTGGCGCAGCGGGCGAAGGGCGACGACACGACGTCGATCGGACAGCTGATCGACGGGGCGATGGAACACATCGAGGCCAGCAACCCGGCGCTGCGCGCGACGCTGCCGAAGATCTTCAACAAGGACAACGTCGACCAGCGACGCCTGGGTGAGCTGATCGACCTGTTCAACTCGGCTCGTTTCAGCGGGCTCGGTGCCGGACGCGCCCGCGACCTGCTGGGCGAGGTGTACGAGTACTTCCTGGAGAAGTTCGCGGCCGCGGAGGGCAAGCGGGGCGGGGAGTTCTACACGCCGGCGAGCGTGGTGCGAGTGCTTGTCGAGGTGCTGGAGCCGACGAAGGGCCGGATGTACGACCCGTGTTGCGGCAGCGGCGGCATGTTCGTGCAGGCGGAGAAGTTCCTGGAGGCGCACGACCGCGACCGCACCGGCATCTCCGTGTACGGACAGGAGAACAACGAGCGCACCTGGCGGATGGCGAAGATGAACCTCGCCATCCACGGCCTGAATGCCGACCTCGGCCCTGTCTGGGGCGACACCTTCGCCCGCGATCTGCACACCGACCTGGAAAGCCGCGGCGGCGCCGACTATGTGCTGGCCAATCCCCCGTTCAACATCAAGGACTGGGCCCGCAACGAGTCCGACCCGCGCTGGAAGTACGGGGTGCCGCCCGCGAACAACGCCAACTACGCCTGGATCCAGCACATCATCTCGAAGCTGGCGAAGGACGGCAGCGCCGGCGTGGTGATGGCCAACGGCTCGATGTCGACCAACTCCGGTGGCGAGGGTCAGATCCGCGCCAACCTGGTGGAAGCCGACCTGGTCTCGTGCCTGGTGGCGCTACCGACGCAACTGTTCCGCTCCACCGGGATCCCGGTCTGTGTCTGGTTCTTCGCCAAAGACAAGACCGCCGGCAAGCACGGAAGCATCGACCGCTCGGGGCAGGTGCTCTTCATCGACGCCCGCAATCTGGGCTTCATGGTCGACCGCGCCGAGCGCTCGCTGGCCGATACCGACATCGGCCAGATCGCCGGCACCTTCCACGCCTGGCGTGGCAGCGCGTCGGCGGAAGGTGCCGTGTACGAGGATGTTCCGGGTTTTGCCTACTCGTCGACGCTAGCGGAGATCAAGGCGGCGGACTACGTGCTGACTCCGGGCCGCTACGTCGGAGCCGCCGCAGTCGCGGACGACGGCGAGCCGATTGAGGAGAAGGTCGCCCGCCTGCAGACCGAGCTGTTCGCGGCGTTCGATGAGTCGGAGCGGTTGGCGGCGGTCGTGCGGGAGCAGTTGGGGAGGGTGGGATGA
- a CDS encoding PDDEXK nuclease domain-containing protein, whose product MTEPPDAETRVSVTTPLPLGAAVPEWYPALLDSVSERVVRGHRRAVAAANSELIATYWSIGRDILDRQAQQGWGSKVIDRLSADLKHRFPDVRGYSPRNLKYMRSLAAAWPDSAIVQRCAAQLPWRHHQLLLDKLDSADLREWYAARAAENGWSRDVLALQIQSRLHDRSGKAVTNFQQTLPAADSDLAQQATKDPYLFDFLTTGQKVRERDLENELVEHVTQFLLELGQGFAFVGRQVRLDINGEEFFCDLLFYHLTLRRYVVIELKAVAFEPGFLGQLGMYIAAVDDLLATPADGPTIGLLLCRSKDNLVAEYALRSMAAPIGVADWQAAITTSLPADLAPALPSIEELEAELGTVPGDPS is encoded by the coding sequence GTGACTGAGCCGCCGGATGCTGAGACGCGGGTGTCCGTGACGACCCCGCTCCCGCTGGGCGCTGCGGTGCCGGAGTGGTACCCGGCGCTGCTGGACAGCGTCAGCGAGCGGGTCGTCCGTGGCCACCGTCGCGCGGTCGCGGCGGCCAACTCCGAACTCATCGCCACCTACTGGTCCATCGGCCGCGACATCCTGGACCGGCAGGCCCAGCAGGGCTGGGGCAGCAAGGTCATCGACCGGCTGTCGGCCGACCTCAAGCACCGCTTCCCGGACGTGCGGGGCTACTCCCCGCGCAACCTCAAATATATGCGCTCCCTGGCCGCGGCCTGGCCCGATTCGGCAATTGTGCAGCGCTGCGCTGCACAATTGCCCTGGCGCCACCACCAGCTGCTGCTCGACAAGCTGGACAGCGCTGACCTGCGGGAATGGTACGCGGCACGAGCTGCCGAGAACGGTTGGAGCCGGGACGTCCTGGCCCTGCAGATCCAATCGCGCTTGCACGATCGCTCCGGGAAGGCTGTCACCAACTTCCAGCAGACCCTGCCCGCCGCCGACTCCGATCTGGCCCAGCAGGCGACCAAGGATCCGTACCTGTTCGACTTTCTGACTACGGGTCAGAAGGTTCGCGAGCGCGACCTCGAGAACGAGCTCGTCGAGCACGTCACCCAGTTCCTGCTGGAGCTCGGACAGGGCTTCGCCTTCGTCGGACGCCAGGTACGGCTAGACATCAACGGGGAAGAGTTCTTCTGCGACCTGCTGTTCTACCACCTCACCCTGCGCCGCTACGTGGTCATCGAGCTCAAGGCGGTGGCGTTCGAACCCGGATTCCTGGGCCAGCTCGGCATGTACATCGCCGCTGTCGACGATCTGCTGGCCACACCCGCGGACGGCCCGACGATTGGTCTGCTGCTGTGCCGCTCCAAAGACAACCTGGTCGCCGAGTACGCCCTCCGCAGCATGGCCGCACCGATCGGGGTGGCGGACTGGCAGGCCGCCATCACCACGTCCTTGCCCGCCGACCTCGCACCTGCGCTGCCCAGCATCGAAGAGCTCGAGGCTGAGCTCGGAACCGTCCCGGGGGACCCTTCATGA
- a CDS encoding Fis family transcriptional regulator, with product MTRTTAPAARFDSAVPAVVIDAMTVTESTVIAEARRWIDRRPANPGPESADPPDVTEFVSQALTIGAHAIGAAGSVRQAVDVQSLLSEVEARAAQAGIDAAAVTGSAAAEAAKSVGEATRQAKLAIDESSRQTRDAFRTGVDAARASLTEELNRLLGGDNPELATRLQPLLARFSGDLVDRARSQSEQLLAKVTQQFDTADPTSPMAQQARTLVAQHERLEKVLTERHGELSIQVGALSTAVTVFTAERAATASLRSRTTVKGGDYEDEIGVVLREIAAGLGDEYVDTRSTTGFISRNKKGDGLFEVSGFDARIVIEAKDTAVRVGWRDYLDEAERNRGAAASLGLAKSSAALDGHTFLVLGPRRLVMVFDPQTDDPALLRTVIQLLRMSAIAAGSQDNAGVVEAGEKLTAALAALGRFSEVRKAATEIVRKAASIDSTTTHLETDLRRWLTDAQAALARAADGPLTSDSQAA from the coding sequence ATGACCCGCACCACCGCCCCTGCCGCCCGCTTCGACTCCGCCGTGCCGGCAGTCGTGATCGACGCGATGACCGTCACCGAGAGCACCGTGATCGCGGAAGCCCGACGTTGGATCGACAGACGCCCGGCGAACCCCGGGCCCGAATCGGCTGATCCGCCGGACGTCACCGAGTTCGTCTCCCAGGCCCTGACCATCGGCGCACATGCCATCGGTGCCGCCGGCTCCGTCCGGCAGGCCGTCGACGTGCAGAGTCTGCTCAGCGAGGTCGAGGCGCGAGCGGCCCAGGCCGGGATCGACGCTGCCGCAGTCACCGGGTCGGCCGCCGCCGAGGCAGCCAAGTCCGTCGGAGAGGCGACCCGGCAGGCGAAGCTCGCCATCGATGAGTCCAGCCGGCAGACCCGGGACGCCTTCCGCACTGGCGTCGACGCAGCCAGGGCCTCCCTCACCGAGGAGCTGAACCGCCTGCTGGGCGGCGACAACCCTGAGCTCGCCACCCGTCTGCAGCCGTTGTTGGCGCGTTTCAGTGGCGATCTCGTCGATCGGGCCCGCAGCCAGTCGGAACAGCTGCTGGCCAAGGTCACGCAGCAGTTCGACACCGCGGATCCGACGTCGCCGATGGCGCAGCAGGCCCGGACCCTCGTAGCCCAGCACGAGCGCTTGGAGAAGGTGCTCACCGAGCGGCACGGCGAGCTCAGCATCCAGGTCGGCGCGCTCTCGACGGCCGTCACGGTCTTCACCGCGGAACGGGCCGCGACCGCGTCGCTGCGCAGCCGGACCACGGTGAAGGGCGGCGACTACGAGGACGAGATCGGCGTGGTGCTGCGCGAGATCGCCGCCGGACTCGGCGACGAGTACGTCGACACCCGCAGTACAACGGGGTTCATCTCGCGCAACAAGAAGGGCGACGGGCTGTTCGAGGTGTCGGGATTCGACGCCCGGATCGTGATCGAGGCCAAGGACACCGCGGTGCGGGTCGGCTGGCGCGACTACCTCGACGAGGCCGAGCGCAACCGGGGGGCCGCTGCCTCACTGGGGCTGGCGAAGTCATCTGCTGCGCTCGACGGTCACACCTTCCTGGTGCTGGGGCCGCGCCGACTGGTGATGGTCTTCGATCCGCAGACCGACGATCCCGCACTGCTGCGCACCGTCATCCAACTGTTGCGGATGTCCGCGATCGCCGCCGGCAGTCAGGACAACGCGGGCGTGGTCGAAGCAGGCGAGAAGCTCACCGCCGCGCTCGCTGCGCTCGGCAGGTTCTCCGAGGTCCGCAAGGCGGCCACGGAGATCGTACGCAAAGCCGCATCGATCGACAGCACGACGACCCATCTGGAGACAGACCTGCGTCGCTGGCTGACCGACGCCCAGGCCGCGCTCGCGCGTGCCGCCGACGGCCCACTGACCTCGGACAGTCAGGCCGCCTGA
- a CDS encoding restriction endonuclease subunit S: protein MSQVLFGDLLELPLRNGISCPSNRRGSGTQMINMREIFAYDRIAEQKCELAPLTAGEMEHSLLTAGDLLFARQSLTYEGAGKCAIFLGASDTRSWESHIIRARLNKKVASPGFYYYYFRSRVGRLSIQTIVQQVAAAGIRGSDLKLLPVPKPPIAEQRAIAEVLGALDDKIAANASTSATAESLLRGHFDKLGLIDLLGTAEASPLSALIDFNPPNPTVTGENPVYLDMQNLPTSSMLASRWGQRSARGGARFQNGDTLLARITPCLENRKTGFVDFLSDGAVAIGSTEFVVMRTRVGHHPSLSFFIATDEAFRSFAIQQMIGTSGRQRVSARDLVDYPIFAHADLSAFDALAEKIVPLLGSLRDESNVLATLRDTLLPELMSGRLRVKDAEKQVEDVL from the coding sequence ATGAGTCAGGTTCTTTTTGGAGATCTCTTGGAGCTGCCTCTGCGCAACGGGATATCCTGCCCATCGAATCGTCGCGGAAGCGGAACGCAGATGATCAACATGCGGGAGATTTTTGCGTACGACCGCATAGCTGAACAGAAGTGTGAACTCGCACCGTTGACCGCTGGAGAGATGGAACACTCCTTGCTCACCGCAGGAGATTTACTGTTTGCTCGTCAGTCGTTGACCTACGAAGGCGCCGGTAAGTGCGCGATCTTCCTTGGCGCGTCCGACACGAGAAGCTGGGAAAGCCACATCATCCGCGCCCGACTCAACAAGAAGGTTGCCAGTCCGGGATTCTATTACTACTATTTTCGATCGCGGGTTGGTCGGTTATCAATCCAGACGATTGTGCAGCAGGTCGCTGCGGCTGGCATCCGCGGGTCAGACCTCAAGCTCCTGCCAGTTCCAAAGCCGCCAATTGCCGAACAGCGGGCGATCGCGGAGGTGCTGGGCGCACTTGACGACAAGATTGCCGCCAATGCATCGACGTCCGCGACGGCCGAAAGCCTGCTGCGTGGACATTTTGATAAGTTGGGGTTAATTGACTTGCTGGGTACTGCTGAAGCCTCACCGCTGTCCGCATTGATCGATTTCAATCCGCCCAATCCGACGGTAACGGGTGAGAACCCCGTCTACCTCGATATGCAAAACCTGCCCACGTCCTCAATGTTGGCGTCCCGTTGGGGCCAACGATCCGCTAGGGGCGGCGCCCGGTTCCAGAACGGCGACACCCTGCTTGCACGCATCACACCCTGTCTGGAGAACCGCAAGACTGGCTTCGTAGATTTCTTGTCCGACGGAGCGGTGGCCATCGGTTCGACTGAGTTCGTGGTAATGCGGACCCGCGTGGGACATCATCCCTCACTGAGTTTTTTTATCGCGACCGACGAAGCATTCCGATCATTCGCTATTCAACAGATGATCGGGACCTCTGGTCGCCAGCGCGTGAGCGCGCGGGATCTCGTCGATTATCCAATTTTTGCGCACGCAGATCTTTCAGCGTTCGACGCGCTCGCGGAAAAGATCGTCCCATTACTGGGGTCTCTCCGTGATGAGTCGAATGTACTTGCCACCCTCCGCGACACCCTCCTCCCCGAGCTGATGTCCGGCCGGCTCCGGGTGAAGGACGCCGAGAAGCAGGTCGAGGACGTGCTGTGA
- a CDS encoding PLP-dependent aminotransferase family protein, with protein sequence MTGNSLDPHLARYAARTDGMRASAIRALFAVANRPEVVSLAGGMPYLESLPLAELAADVAQMIAQDGRVALQYGSGQGILELREHICQIMALEGISAHPDDVVVTVGSQMALDLVTRIFCDPGDVILAEAPSYVGALGTFSSYQAQVVHVDSDEDGLLPDALAAAIESVRASGRRIKLLYTIPNFHNPAGTTLAVERRPQIAELCRDAGITVLEDNPYGLLGFSDTIYPAIRSIDAENVIYLGSFSKTFAPGLRIGWVLAPHAVREKLVLANESATLNPPVFNQMMIARYLSNFDWQSQIKTYRQLYAERRDAMLGALEAHMPEGTTWTHPDGGFYVWVTLPDGFDTAAMLPRAVTARVAYVPGTAFYADGFGTRQMRLSYCYPTPERIVEGVRRLAGVLDGEQDIMRTFGSSSTRRRSLGAPSPSSPSPDTA encoded by the coding sequence ATGACCGGAAATTCGCTCGATCCGCACTTGGCGCGCTATGCCGCCCGGACGGACGGGATGCGCGCCTCCGCCATCCGGGCGCTGTTCGCGGTTGCCAACCGCCCCGAGGTCGTCTCGCTCGCCGGCGGGATGCCGTACCTGGAGTCGCTGCCGCTGGCAGAGCTGGCTGCGGACGTCGCCCAGATGATCGCCCAGGACGGACGGGTTGCACTCCAGTACGGCTCCGGTCAGGGCATTCTCGAACTGCGCGAACACATCTGCCAGATCATGGCGCTGGAAGGCATCTCCGCCCACCCCGATGACGTCGTGGTGACCGTCGGCTCCCAGATGGCCCTGGACCTGGTGACCCGGATCTTCTGCGATCCCGGCGACGTCATCCTCGCCGAAGCACCCTCCTACGTCGGCGCGCTCGGGACGTTCTCCTCGTACCAGGCGCAGGTAGTGCACGTGGACAGCGACGAGGACGGGTTGTTGCCCGATGCGCTGGCCGCCGCCATCGAATCGGTGCGCGCCTCCGGTCGCCGGATCAAGTTGCTGTACACGATCCCCAACTTCCACAACCCGGCCGGGACCACGCTTGCCGTGGAGCGTCGTCCGCAGATCGCGGAGCTGTGTCGGGACGCCGGGATCACTGTCCTGGAAGACAATCCTTATGGGCTGCTCGGGTTCTCGGACACCATCTATCCCGCGATCCGGTCGATTGATGCCGAGAACGTCATCTACCTCGGCTCTTTCTCCAAGACGTTCGCTCCCGGTCTGCGCATCGGCTGGGTGCTCGCGCCGCACGCCGTGCGCGAGAAGTTGGTGCTGGCCAACGAGTCCGCGACGCTGAACCCACCCGTGTTCAACCAGATGATGATCGCCCGCTACCTGTCGAACTTCGACTGGCAGTCCCAGATCAAGACCTACCGGCAGTTGTACGCCGAACGCCGGGACGCGATGCTCGGCGCACTCGAGGCGCACATGCCGGAGGGCACCACCTGGACGCATCCGGACGGCGGTTTCTACGTCTGGGTGACGCTGCCGGATGGATTCGACACGGCGGCCATGCTGCCCCGCGCGGTCACCGCCCGCGTCGCCTACGTACCCGGAACCGCTTTCTATGCAGACGGTTTCGGAACCCGACAGATGCGACTGTCCTACTGCTACCCCACGCCGGAGCGCATCGTCGAGGGTGTCCGTCGGCTCGCCGGCGTGCTCGATGGCGAGCAGGACATCATGCGCACCTTCGGATCGTCCTCGACCCGCCGTCGGTCACTCGGTGCTCCGTCGCCGTCGTCCCCGTCGCCCGACACTGCCTGA
- a CDS encoding D-alanine--D-alanine ligase: MPTDQRHVLVLAGGLTHEREVSLRSGSRVAESLRRAGHDVVIRDADLSLIPWLAEHRPDAAVIALHGGRGENGAVQGILEMAGVPFLGTAAHDCRFAWDKPTAKNLLRRAGFHTPDWFTLSHSTFRDLGANALIDLLVDSLGIPIMLKPHQGGSALGANSVRDAAELPAALVSSFAYGDVVMVEKFVTGTEIAVTVVEDIVDGVATPRALPAVEVSFPGDVFDYEARYTAGLTTYFTPARLDDEQARQAAELAVAAHRALGLRDLSRTDAVVGDDGKVQFLEVNVSPGLTETSMLPMAAEAAGEDLGVLYSRLIETAIIRH, encoded by the coding sequence GTGCCGACTGACCAACGTCATGTTCTCGTGCTGGCCGGTGGGCTCACGCACGAGCGCGAGGTCTCGCTGCGATCCGGCTCACGGGTGGCCGAATCCTTGCGGCGCGCCGGACACGACGTGGTGATCCGCGACGCAGACCTGTCCCTCATCCCCTGGCTCGCAGAACACCGGCCCGACGCGGCGGTCATCGCGCTGCACGGCGGACGTGGGGAGAACGGTGCCGTCCAGGGAATCCTCGAGATGGCCGGCGTACCCTTCCTCGGCACCGCCGCCCACGACTGCCGCTTCGCCTGGGACAAGCCGACCGCAAAAAACCTCCTGCGTCGCGCCGGGTTCCACACTCCTGATTGGTTCACTCTCTCGCACAGCACGTTCCGTGATCTCGGTGCCAATGCCCTGATCGATCTGTTGGTGGACAGCCTCGGCATACCCATCATGCTGAAGCCGCACCAGGGTGGCTCCGCCCTCGGCGCGAACTCGGTCCGTGATGCTGCTGAGCTGCCCGCGGCCCTGGTCTCGTCCTTCGCCTACGGCGACGTGGTGATGGTCGAGAAGTTCGTGACCGGTACCGAGATCGCCGTCACCGTCGTCGAAGACATCGTGGACGGCGTCGCGACGCCACGTGCTCTCCCCGCCGTGGAGGTCTCCTTCCCGGGTGACGTGTTCGACTACGAAGCCCGCTACACCGCCGGCCTGACGACCTACTTCACCCCCGCGCGGCTCGACGACGAACAGGCCCGTCAGGCAGCCGAGCTGGCGGTGGCGGCGCACCGAGCGCTCGGTCTCCGGGACCTGTCCCGGACCGACGCGGTCGTCGGCGACGACGGCAAGGTCCAGTTCCTGGAGGTCAACGTGTCGCCGGGGCTCACCGAGACGTCGATGCTGCCGATGGCGGCCGAAGCCGCGGGCGAAGATCTCGGCGTGCTGTACTCCCGACTCATCGAAACGGCAATCATTCGTCACTGA
- a CDS encoding NADPH:quinone reductase, which translates to MKSVVYARTGDPSVLQLVDREVLDPAPGEVRVRVVVSGVNPTDWKSRSGPGAGAPQPASEVTPNQDGSGVVDAVGEGVEHVAVGDRVWLFLAQHQRPTGTAQEYTTVPAERVVKLPAGAGFDVGASLGVPAMTAHRALTVAEDGPDRLQPGALDGKIVLVSGGAGAVGHAAIQLAVWAGATVITTISGPEKATLAQAAGAHHVVNYRTEDAAAAIAAIAPDGVDLVVEVSIAGNADLDAAVVRNRGSVAMYANDGGDSATLPILPNMVKNVRYQFVLLYTVGGPALAAAAEDITRAVEAGALPVGEEHGLPLHRYPLADTAAAHQAVEDGAVGKVLIDVASA; encoded by the coding sequence ATGAAGAGTGTTGTGTACGCCCGGACAGGGGACCCGTCGGTCCTGCAGCTCGTCGACCGTGAGGTCCTCGACCCGGCTCCCGGCGAGGTCCGCGTCCGTGTCGTCGTCTCGGGGGTCAATCCCACCGACTGGAAATCCCGATCCGGTCCCGGTGCGGGTGCGCCGCAGCCTGCTTCGGAGGTGACGCCGAACCAGGACGGGTCCGGTGTGGTGGATGCCGTCGGGGAGGGCGTCGAACACGTCGCGGTCGGCGACCGGGTCTGGCTCTTCCTGGCCCAGCACCAGCGGCCGACCGGTACGGCGCAGGAGTACACCACCGTGCCGGCCGAGCGGGTGGTCAAGCTCCCCGCCGGGGCTGGCTTCGATGTCGGTGCGAGCCTGGGCGTGCCGGCGATGACCGCTCATCGGGCGCTGACCGTCGCCGAGGACGGCCCCGACCGGCTGCAGCCCGGCGCCCTCGACGGCAAGATCGTGCTGGTGTCCGGTGGAGCCGGAGCGGTCGGCCATGCGGCCATCCAGCTCGCGGTCTGGGCCGGCGCCACGGTGATCACCACGATCTCCGGCCCGGAGAAGGCGACACTCGCCCAGGCGGCCGGTGCCCACCACGTCGTCAACTACCGGACCGAGGACGCAGCTGCCGCCATCGCCGCGATCGCTCCCGACGGCGTCGATCTGGTGGTCGAGGTGTCCATCGCGGGCAACGCCGACCTGGACGCGGCGGTGGTCAGGAACCGCGGCTCGGTGGCGATGTACGCCAATGACGGTGGCGACAGTGCGACGCTGCCGATCCTGCCCAACATGGTCAAGAACGTCCGCTACCAGTTCGTCCTGCTCTACACGGTCGGCGGTCCCGCACTGGCGGCTGCGGCCGAGGACATCACCCGCGCGGTCGAGGCCGGCGCGCTGCCGGTCGGCGAGGAGCACGGTCTGCCCCTGCACCGCTACCCGCTCGCGGACACCGCCGCGGCCCACCAGGCCGTCGAGGACGGAGCTGTGGGCAAGGTGCTGATCGACGTCGCATCGGCCTGA
- a CDS encoding CopG family transcriptional regulator produces MTNHQKKYALADGPDVEDEEVVLLSGRTLTPEVRAEILEQVGVTPARIGAGRPALGEPGKQSPQVSFRMPEALHDVARRVARERGITLSQLAREALERSLSA; encoded by the coding sequence ATGACGAACCACCAGAAGAAGTACGCGTTGGCTGACGGTCCTGACGTCGAGGACGAGGAGGTCGTGCTCCTTTCGGGACGGACTCTGACCCCCGAGGTTCGTGCCGAGATCCTCGAGCAGGTGGGCGTGACGCCGGCGCGGATCGGCGCCGGGAGGCCGGCACTGGGTGAACCTGGCAAGCAGTCGCCGCAGGTGTCGTTCCGGATGCCGGAGGCGTTGCACGACGTTGCCCGCCGGGTGGCGCGGGAACGCGGGATCACCTTGTCGCAGTTGGCCCGCGAAGCGCTGGAGCGCTCACTCAGCGCCTGA